One part of the uncultured Bacteroides sp. genome encodes these proteins:
- a CDS encoding Sb-PDE family phosphodiesterase, with product MKQKTLLFGMIVLTQSFFMNLAAQERHELKVPDIEGYKTLKCDFHIHTVFSDGLVWPSVRVGEAYLEGLDAIAITDHIEYRPHKKDIDAKLGRSFEIAEQATKEADVLVIRGSEITRSMPPGHFNAIFLANNDSLDKKDWRDAFKAAKAQNAFIFWNHPGWASQQPDSTKWWPEHTELYNAGCMNGIEVANGKEYYPEALQWALDKKLTMLGNSDIHVPINNEYDFAKGEHRTMTFVFAKERSIEGIRDALLNRRTAVYAGNKIIGERKYLKALFENAIEVTNVVKSGKNIKITFKNKSDLTFELLKTEHNPDVVYFRDYTIKPNTTETVSVKLENGTKEGNVNFEITNLVVEPNHGLSYTYKVMAK from the coding sequence ATGAAACAAAAAACATTACTCTTCGGAATGATTGTGCTGACACAGTCATTTTTTATGAATTTGGCTGCACAAGAGCGCCACGAACTTAAAGTGCCCGATATAGAGGGCTATAAAACACTGAAATGTGATTTTCATATTCACACCGTCTTTTCCGACGGGCTGGTATGGCCATCTGTCCGTGTGGGTGAAGCTTATCTCGAAGGACTCGATGCCATTGCCATTACAGACCACATTGAGTATCGTCCTCATAAAAAGGATATAGATGCTAAGCTTGGTCGCTCGTTCGAAATAGCCGAACAGGCAACCAAGGAAGCAGATGTGCTAGTTATTCGCGGGAGCGAAATCACCCGTTCCATGCCCCCGGGACACTTCAATGCTATCTTTCTTGCCAACAATGATTCTCTGGATAAAAAAGATTGGCGGGATGCTTTCAAGGCAGCCAAGGCACAGAACGCTTTTATATTCTGGAACCATCCGGGATGGGCTTCCCAACAACCCGATTCTACTAAATGGTGGCCCGAGCATACCGAACTCTACAATGCCGGTTGCATGAACGGGATAGAAGTTGCCAACGGAAAAGAGTATTATCCCGAAGCACTCCAGTGGGCACTTGATAAGAAGTTGACCATGCTTGGCAATTCAGATATTCATGTACCTATCAATAATGAATATGACTTTGCCAAAGGGGAACATCGCACCATGACTTTTGTCTTTGCCAAAGAACGTAGTATTGAGGGTATTCGCGACGCATTGCTCAACAGACGTACTGCTGTATATGCTGGAAATAAAATTATTGGTGAACGTAAATACCTGAAAGCATTGTTCGAAAATGCAATTGAAGTAACGAATGTGGTTAAAAGCGGTAAAAACATAAAGATTACCTTCAAGAATAAATCCGATCTAACATTTGAGTTATTAAAAACAGAACACAATCCGGACGTGGTTTATTTCCGTGACTATACCATAAAGCCTAATACTACTGAAACAGTAAGCGTGAAGCTGGAGAATGGTACAAAGGAAGGAAATGTAAACTTTGAGATAACCAACCTTGTTGTTGAACCCAATCACGGTTTAAGCTACACTTACAAAGTTATGGCTAAATAA
- a CDS encoding S41 family peptidase encodes MKKIYAFLFVTMMTICAWGQNSPLWLRYTAISPDGKSILFTYKGDIYSVSSGGGVAYPLTISESYEYCPVWSKDGKSIAFAADRYGNFDVYVMPATGGEAKRLTFHSANETPTSFTADNKSVIFSTCRQDLVTNAQFPNSIMSELYSVPVSGGKVSQILTSPALNATITSSGDKLIYDDLKGYENLWRKHHTSSIAHDIWVYDFNSKKFTKLTQFNGEDRNPVFDSNDNDFYYLSEQSGSFNVFKSSLNNSSSNQALTHFTKHPVRFLTKSNNNTLCFSFDGEVYTMKPGGEPQKVNITIANDGRTPIQKNMQVNSGFTEARLSPNGKEFVYVFRGEIFVSSIDGGITKRITNTPYQERNVSFSPDGRSLLYAAEKDNSWNIYTTKITRKEEPYFYTSTVLKEEPVVTTDAEEFQPEFSPDGKEVAYLENRVVLKVINLKSKQIRTIMTADKNYSYADGDQYYKWSPDGKWFLVQYGNSERVMTPEIGLVASDGKNEIHNLTLSGYDDFSPKWVLDGKAMIWASDRNGLLRQSGSPVSGDVFEMFFSKEAFDRSNLSKEEFALLKDQEDKAKKEKKEITPKAKSEKDSLKKVTAKDITIDWENLTDRKKKLTTHTNEASDWILSKDGEKLYYLTSFDKGNDLWVTELRTKETKLLTKLDVNGPSMELSSDGKFIFLLADGKAMKIDAESGKSESLKTNGEMLLDKTAENNYIFDHSWRLLKEKFYVENLHGVDWEFYYNAYKKFLPYITNNYDFSEMLSEMLGELNASHTGSGYRGGANMSDQTASLGLLFDYNYTGKGINIAEVIEGGPVDKAASKIKPGTIIEQIDGMPTDSIDFYQLLNRKINKLTLLSLYNPATNKRWEESVKPISYGEESELLYKRWVKSRRNEVEQLSNGKIGYIHVRSMDDSSMRTVFEEALGRNIGKEALIIDTRFNGGGNIHEQLSDFLSGKNYCDIIPHGQFVGSEPQNKWSKPSIVLMGESNYSDAHLFPVAYKLKSVGKTLGMPVPGTGTFVWWENQIDPTIYFGIPMGGWRTPDGKFCENNQMEPDIKVFNEPDILSTGRDQQIEAAVKELMKK; translated from the coding sequence ATGAAAAAAATTTATGCGTTTCTTTTTGTCACAATGATGACAATTTGTGCCTGGGGCCAAAACAGTCCTCTTTGGCTGAGATATACAGCTATATCGCCAGATGGGAAATCAATCCTATTCACTTACAAAGGTGATATCTACTCTGTATCGTCAGGTGGAGGCGTTGCGTATCCTCTGACAATTAGCGAATCTTATGAATATTGTCCGGTGTGGAGCAAGGACGGAAAGAGTATTGCTTTTGCAGCCGACCGCTATGGCAATTTCGATGTTTATGTAATGCCAGCTACGGGCGGTGAGGCTAAACGTCTGACTTTCCATTCTGCAAATGAAACACCGACCAGCTTTACAGCCGACAATAAAAGTGTTATTTTCTCAACATGCAGACAAGATCTGGTAACAAATGCTCAGTTTCCGAACTCTATAATGAGCGAACTCTACAGCGTTCCTGTATCTGGAGGAAAGGTATCTCAAATTCTGACTAGCCCTGCACTTAACGCTACTATCACAAGTTCCGGTGACAAATTAATATATGATGACCTGAAAGGATACGAAAACCTTTGGAGAAAACATCATACTTCATCTATTGCACATGATATCTGGGTTTATGATTTTAATTCGAAAAAGTTCACTAAGCTGACTCAGTTCAACGGTGAAGATAGAAATCCAGTATTTGATTCGAATGATAATGACTTTTATTATCTGAGCGAACAAAGTGGTTCTTTTAATGTGTTTAAAAGCTCTTTAAATAATTCTTCCAGCAATCAGGCTTTGACTCATTTTACAAAACATCCTGTAAGATTCCTTACCAAATCCAATAATAACACGCTTTGCTTTAGCTTTGACGGTGAAGTTTATACAATGAAACCGGGTGGCGAACCACAAAAAGTAAATATTACTATAGCCAACGACGGACGTACTCCTATTCAAAAGAATATGCAAGTAAACAGCGGATTTACTGAGGCAAGACTATCTCCTAACGGCAAAGAATTTGTTTACGTTTTCCGTGGAGAAATTTTTGTAAGTAGTATTGACGGAGGCATTACAAAACGTATCACTAACACTCCATACCAGGAAAGAAATGTTAGCTTCAGCCCAGACGGACGATCATTGCTATATGCTGCAGAGAAAGATAACAGCTGGAATATATACACCACTAAAATAACCAGAAAAGAAGAACCTTATTTCTATACATCAACCGTATTAAAGGAAGAACCTGTAGTTACCACCGATGCAGAAGAGTTTCAGCCTGAATTTTCGCCAGACGGAAAGGAAGTTGCTTATCTTGAAAATCGTGTTGTGCTTAAAGTTATCAACCTTAAGTCTAAACAAATACGTACCATTATGACTGCAGACAAGAACTATTCTTATGCAGATGGTGACCAATATTACAAATGGTCGCCTGATGGAAAATGGTTCCTTGTTCAATATGGTAATTCGGAACGAGTTATGACTCCTGAAATTGGTTTAGTTGCCTCCGATGGAAAGAATGAAATTCATAATCTTACACTCAGTGGATATGATGATTTTTCTCCTAAATGGGTGTTAGATGGAAAAGCTATGATTTGGGCGTCGGACAGAAACGGATTGCTCAGACAAAGCGGTAGCCCGGTTAGTGGTGATGTATTTGAGATGTTTTTCTCAAAAGAGGCTTTCGATCGCTCCAATCTCTCTAAGGAAGAATTCGCACTTCTGAAAGATCAGGAAGACAAAGCCAAAAAAGAAAAAAAAGAAATAACACCAAAGGCAAAATCAGAGAAGGATTCACTGAAAAAGGTAACAGCCAAAGATATTACAATTGACTGGGAAAACCTGACTGACAGAAAAAAGAAACTCACTACTCATACTAATGAAGCCAGTGACTGGATTCTTTCAAAAGATGGAGAAAAGCTCTATTATCTAACATCTTTCGATAAGGGTAATGATCTGTGGGTTACAGAGCTTCGTACAAAAGAGACTAAACTTCTGACTAAACTTGATGTAAATGGTCCTTCTATGGAATTGTCATCCGATGGTAAATTCATATTTCTTCTGGCAGATGGGAAGGCTATGAAGATTGATGCAGAATCAGGTAAGAGTGAATCATTAAAAACCAATGGGGAAATGTTATTGGACAAGACCGCTGAAAACAATTATATTTTTGATCACTCATGGCGTCTTCTGAAAGAAAAATTCTATGTAGAAAATCTGCATGGAGTTGATTGGGAATTCTACTATAATGCCTATAAGAAATTCCTTCCTTATATTACCAATAATTACGATTTTTCAGAAATGCTTAGCGAAATGCTTGGTGAGTTAAATGCCTCACATACCGGAAGCGGTTATAGAGGTGGTGCTAATATGAGCGATCAAACAGCTTCTCTTGGTCTGTTGTTTGATTATAACTATACCGGCAAAGGAATAAATATTGCTGAAGTTATTGAAGGAGGTCCTGTTGATAAAGCAGCCTCAAAGATTAAGCCAGGTACCATCATTGAACAAATAGACGGAATGCCAACTGATTCTATTGATTTCTATCAATTACTAAACCGCAAAATTAATAAGCTAACCTTACTTTCTTTATACAACCCGGCAACTAATAAAAGATGGGAAGAAAGTGTTAAGCCAATCTCGTATGGTGAAGAGAGTGAACTGTTGTATAAACGATGGGTGAAGAGTCGTCGTAATGAAGTAGAGCAACTTTCAAATGGTAAGATTGGTTATATCCATGTTCGTTCAATGGACGATTCAAGTATGAGAACTGTATTTGAAGAAGCTCTGGGACGCAACATTGGCAAAGAAGCTTTAATTATTGACACTCGCTTTAATGGCGGTGGAAATATCCACGAACAACTTTCGGACTTCCTGAGTGGGAAAAATTATTGCGATATTATTCCTCACGGTCAATTTGTAGGTTCTGAGCCACAAAACAAATGGTCTAAGCCTTCAATTGTTCTGATGGGAGAAAGCAATTATTCGGATGCGCATTTATTCCCTGTTGCATATAAACTTAAGAGTGTTGGCAAAACGCTAGGTATGCCTGTACCGGGAACTGGTACCTTTGTATGGTGGGAAAACCAGATTGACCCAACTATTTACTTTGGAATACCAATGGGTGGATGGCGTACTCCTGATGGCAAATTCTGTGAAAACAATCAGATGGAACCGGACATTAAAGTATTCAACGAACCAGATATTCTCTCAACCGGTCGCGACCAGCAAATTGAGGCAGCTGTGAAAGAATTGATGAAGAAATAA
- a CDS encoding SusD/RagB family nutrient-binding outer membrane lipoprotein, whose product MNKMKIIRNILGSLLLGGLLCTSCTGNFEELNTDPTRLQDANPGTFLDPVLYGMATTNWNKFNSHTFPLMQCKISMSNTSGVGWYYMSDAAGDGTWTTYYKWLNNIREMEKQAETLNEPNYKAISLTLKGWIYGLLADSFGDVPMTEACRGDEKIYTPKFDTQKEVYQAIINELDSANQLFVQTSGLKYNTGGEMMYGTDNTLVSGKSAGILKWKKFCNSLRMRTLLRVLDVDGLNAKAELVKMINDPATYPVFQSNDDAAKVYITGVAPEEAPLTRPADYTSYICLSEFFINNLSALKDPRLPLFAKTATNGTVKSYIGWPSGYDIAPSFNASIPNVAVATAPMNLMLMNYAEVEFIKAELALKGIITDDAKTHYENGVKAAITQWGGVVPTNYFDNAKAAYDGTMERIMLQKFFALIFCDYQQWFEYNRTLLPVMPVGKGVPQGNEMPRRFKYPASLQRTNLINYQAAKSSMGGDDFNVKLIWQK is encoded by the coding sequence ATAAACAAAATGAAAATAATTAGAAATATATTAGGAAGTTTGCTTTTGGGAGGATTATTATGCACCTCATGCACCGGTAACTTCGAAGAACTAAATACTGACCCAACCCGCTTGCAGGATGCTAATCCGGGAACATTTCTTGATCCGGTCCTTTATGGAATGGCTACTACTAACTGGAACAAGTTCAACAGTCACACGTTTCCGTTAATGCAATGCAAAATATCAATGTCCAATACCAGTGGAGTGGGGTGGTACTATATGAGCGATGCAGCCGGAGACGGTACCTGGACTACTTATTATAAATGGCTGAATAATATCCGTGAAATGGAAAAGCAGGCAGAAACTCTTAATGAACCCAATTATAAGGCTATATCCCTTACACTGAAAGGTTGGATTTACGGATTGCTTGCCGATAGCTTTGGTGATGTGCCAATGACAGAAGCCTGCCGTGGAGATGAGAAGATTTACACTCCCAAATTCGATACTCAGAAGGAAGTTTATCAAGCTATCATTAACGAACTCGATTCAGCTAATCAGCTCTTTGTACAGACTAGCGGGCTGAAGTACAATACCGGTGGTGAGATGATGTATGGAACAGACAATACACTTGTTTCCGGAAAATCAGCCGGAATTCTGAAATGGAAGAAATTCTGTAATTCGCTTCGTATGCGTACCCTTCTTCGTGTGCTCGACGTGGATGGTCTGAATGCAAAAGCAGAACTGGTTAAAATGATAAACGATCCTGCCACCTACCCGGTGTTTCAGTCCAATGACGATGCAGCTAAAGTCTATATAACAGGTGTTGCTCCTGAGGAAGCTCCGCTAACTCGTCCTGCCGATTATACATCCTATATATGTCTTTCAGAGTTCTTTATCAATAACCTGTCTGCACTAAAAGATCCCCGCCTTCCTCTTTTTGCCAAGACAGCAACAAACGGAACTGTAAAATCATATATAGGTTGGCCTAGCGGTTACGATATAGCCCCATCTTTTAACGCTTCAATACCCAACGTAGCTGTTGCAACTGCACCAATGAATCTTATGCTGATGAACTATGCCGAGGTAGAGTTTATAAAAGCCGAACTGGCTCTTAAGGGAATTATAACAGATGATGCTAAAACACATTACGAAAATGGTGTGAAAGCTGCGATTACTCAATGGGGAGGAGTGGTTCCTACAAACTATTTCGATAATGCAAAGGCTGCTTATGACGGAACAATGGAACGAATAATGCTGCAAAAATTCTTCGCACTCATTTTCTGCGATTATCAGCAGTGGTTTGAATATAACCGCACCCTGCTTCCTGTTATGCCTGTTGGTAAAGGCGTGCCTCAGGGGAATGAAATGCCTCGTCGTTTCAAATATCCGGCATCCCTGCAGCGAACCAATCTGATCAATTATCAGGCTGCTAAAAGCAGTATGGGAGGTGATGATTTCAATGTAAAATTAATCTGGCAAAAATAA
- a CDS encoding SusC/RagA family TonB-linked outer membrane protein: protein MLFAVLPGIVFAQSTVKGKVTDKSGAPLIGATVSVKNTTIGVITDVNGEYSLTAKNNLTNKNILVFKFIGYKMKEVAFKNTVINVELEDEATELDNVVVTALGIKREERGLGYSTQTVNGDMITGAMPNNWSSALSGKVAGLSIASPGGPLGSTRISLRGDVSLNQDGNNALIVVDGVPMSSPMTNPGVAYGAGTSSEQSVDYGNGFSDINPEDIDNIQVLKGASATALYGTRAANGVIMVTTKSGSNAKKGIGVTFNSNFSMDDVMRWPDYQYEFGQGLPSNIGKEGTDYAGQLYYSYGAGNGNSSTSGTSSAYGARFDANQLYYQYDPETQTRATTATPWVPYKDNRKALFQTGYTLTNSVAITGKNDKGSLRASFTHTKNEWILPNTGFERFIVSATAQQQVSRVLKVNFKASYTNRQVDNTPALGYNSNSISYFLIFQNPNVNLDWLRPIWRAGKENVQQLQPYSSFIGNPFFILYESENPSEKHSVVSSASATLQLSHKLDFMIRSGIQLSADQREQHRPVSDVVYANGYFKKQNVFDYEMNHDALLTYHDSYSNGLHVNASVGGNMMKQYYDMLSASVTGLITPGVYKLANGVSDPQVKTTINNKQLNSLYFAANFAYKDKIFVDVTGRNDWSSTLPKENCSFFYPSVSSSFLINEMVKLPKQISLLKLRASWAQVGNDTDPYKTSAYYNTSDFAGSVEVASTLYNKNFKPEISTNYETGFDLRMFKNRIGLDFSFYYNRTKNQILDAPMDPTTGYTRATINSGNVRNRGYEVELNATPVLTKDFNWKTSLTWSRNENKILSLAEGADENQLISSIGSASLIGRVGGTSGDLWGYKLVRNENGDVVIGANGLPERGEEIEYVGCVYPGWKAGFYNEFTYKNVKFSFLIDGQMGGKIYSQSHHKMTEQGKLKHTLNGRLPGTEYYIGADDSRLTSNPDLTQLGGIYMVAPGVVKNSDGGYSPNEKLITVESYYKEYYRIANVEANTFDASFLKLREVRLEYNLPKKILSRSPFTNASIAFYGRNLLCITDFPLFDPEAAALNGSSITPGIETGSLPSTRTLGVNINLSF, encoded by the coding sequence ATGCTGTTTGCCGTTTTACCGGGAATAGTTTTTGCACAAAGCACAGTAAAAGGTAAGGTGACCGATAAATCAGGAGCACCTTTAATTGGTGCAACAGTTTCGGTTAAGAACACAACTATTGGTGTAATCACAGACGTAAATGGTGAATACAGCTTAACCGCAAAAAACAATCTTACAAATAAGAATATTCTTGTATTTAAGTTTATTGGTTACAAAATGAAAGAAGTAGCTTTTAAAAATACAGTTATTAATGTAGAACTTGAAGATGAAGCTACCGAACTTGACAATGTAGTTGTAACTGCTTTAGGTATTAAACGTGAAGAACGTGGACTAGGTTATTCTACGCAGACAGTGAATGGAGACATGATAACGGGCGCTATGCCTAATAACTGGTCGTCGGCACTTAGTGGTAAAGTTGCCGGTCTTAGTATCGCTTCTCCCGGTGGCCCGCTTGGTTCCACCCGAATTTCACTACGAGGAGATGTCTCTTTGAACCAGGATGGTAATAATGCATTGATAGTAGTCGACGGAGTTCCGATGAGTAGTCCGATGACCAATCCAGGTGTGGCTTATGGAGCCGGAACATCGTCTGAACAATCAGTTGATTACGGTAACGGGTTTTCTGATATCAATCCTGAAGATATTGATAATATTCAGGTTTTAAAGGGTGCCAGTGCAACAGCGCTTTATGGAACTCGTGCTGCCAATGGTGTGATTATGGTTACTACAAAATCGGGAAGCAATGCAAAGAAAGGTATTGGAGTAACATTCAACTCCAATTTTAGTATGGATGATGTGATGCGATGGCCCGATTATCAATATGAGTTTGGACAAGGTTTACCTAGCAATATAGGTAAAGAAGGAACCGATTATGCCGGACAGTTGTACTATTCTTATGGAGCAGGTAATGGCAATAGCAGCACTAGTGGTACAAGTAGTGCCTATGGTGCCCGGTTTGATGCCAATCAGCTTTATTACCAATACGATCCGGAAACTCAGACACGTGCAACCACTGCCACACCTTGGGTTCCTTATAAAGACAATAGAAAAGCCCTGTTCCAAACAGGATATACGCTAACCAACTCTGTGGCTATTACCGGTAAAAACGATAAAGGATCTCTCCGCGCTTCGTTTACCCATACAAAGAATGAATGGATTCTACCCAATACAGGTTTCGAAAGATTCATTGTAAGCGCTACGGCTCAGCAACAGGTTTCCAGAGTTCTGAAAGTAAACTTCAAGGCAAGTTATACCAATCGTCAGGTAGACAATACACCAGCACTGGGTTACAACAGCAACTCCATTTCCTATTTCCTTATTTTCCAGAATCCAAATGTTAATCTCGACTGGCTTCGTCCTATTTGGAGAGCAGGTAAGGAGAATGTACAACAACTGCAACCTTACAGTTCATTCATAGGTAATCCTTTCTTTATACTCTACGAATCAGAAAATCCATCCGAGAAACATAGCGTTGTGTCATCTGCTTCGGCTACACTTCAGCTTAGCCATAAGCTCGATTTCATGATTCGCTCGGGCATTCAGCTCTCTGCCGATCAACGCGAACAGCATCGTCCGGTAAGTGATGTAGTTTATGCAAACGGATACTTTAAAAAGCAGAATGTATTTGATTATGAAATGAACCACGATGCATTACTTACTTATCACGATAGTTATAGCAACGGATTGCATGTAAATGCCTCTGTGGGAGGAAACATGATGAAACAATATTATGATATGCTCTCTGCATCAGTTACCGGATTAATAACTCCGGGTGTATATAAACTGGCTAACGGAGTATCCGATCCTCAGGTGAAGACAACAATCAATAACAAGCAGCTTAACAGTCTTTATTTTGCAGCCAACTTTGCTTATAAAGATAAGATATTTGTTGATGTAACCGGCCGTAACGACTGGTCGTCTACTCTCCCAAAGGAGAACTGTTCTTTCTTTTATCCTTCAGTTAGCAGTAGTTTCCTTATTAATGAAATGGTAAAACTTCCTAAACAGATAAGTTTGTTAAAGCTCAGAGCATCTTGGGCGCAAGTAGGTAATGATACCGATCCTTACAAAACATCAGCTTACTATAATACAAGTGATTTTGCAGGTTCTGTAGAAGTTGCATCTACACTTTACAATAAAAACTTTAAGCCGGAGATTTCAACGAATTACGAAACAGGTTTCGATTTGCGAATGTTTAAAAACCGAATAGGACTCGACTTTAGTTTCTACTATAACCGTACAAAGAATCAGATTCTCGATGCACCTATGGATCCTACAACCGGATATACCCGTGCAACAATTAACTCGGGTAATGTACGTAACCGCGGTTACGAAGTAGAACTGAATGCCACACCGGTACTTACAAAAGACTTTAACTGGAAGACGTCTCTTACATGGTCCAGAAACGAAAACAAGATTCTCTCTTTGGCCGAAGGTGCCGATGAAAATCAGTTAATCAGCAGCATTGGTAGTGCTTCCCTGATAGGTAGAGTAGGAGGAACAAGCGGTGACCTTTGGGGATATAAACTGGTTCGTAACGAAAACGGAGATGTGGTAATCGGAGCAAACGGTTTGCCTGAGCGTGGCGAAGAAATAGAGTACGTAGGATGTGTTTATCCAGGATGGAAAGCCGGATTCTACAATGAATTTACTTATAAGAACGTAAAATTCAGCTTCCTGATAGACGGACAGATGGGAGGAAAGATCTATTCACAATCTCACCACAAAATGACTGAGCAAGGAAAACTGAAACATACACTCAACGGACGATTACCTGGCACGGAATACTATATTGGAGCCGATGATTCTCGTCTCACAAGCAACCCCGATCTTACTCAATTAGGAGGTATATACATGGTAGCTCCGGGAGTAGTGAAGAACAGCGATGGTGGTTATAGTCCAAACGAAAAGCTGATTACTGTTGAATCCTATTACAAGGAGTATTACAGAATAGCCAATGTAGAAGCAAATACTTTCGATGCCTCATTCCTTAAGTTAAGAGAAGTTCGTCTGGAATACAACTTGCCGAAGAAAATACTCAGCAGAAGTCCGTTTACCAATGCATCCATAGCTTTCTACGGAAGAAACCTACTTTGCATCACAGACTTTCCATTGTTCGATCCAGAAGCGGCAGCACTTAATGGAAGTTCTATCACTCCGGGAATAGAAACCGGTTCGCTTCCTTCAACCCGCACATTGGGAGTAAATATAAACCTTAGCTTTTAA
- a CDS encoding calcineurin-like phosphoesterase family protein produces MNRLFRDIIFNVLLVFVIPFVSCQAAGGSDSPMGDDIADKAGMNVKGVVTDASDKPIEGVVVNDGSNFTLTNDKGVYYLPTNLQQSSFVTISVPADYQLPSTSGIASGYYAKLSSDKKVNQCNFTLRERTAPLSEFTYLAISDPQVKNTTQLGRFSEETIVDLKNYATLHSDKEIIGMTLGDNVWDAMGLFPLYKATVSNLGFTIFHTIGNHDFDLNYNDRHNTTDASVNYAEKTYESFFGPTDYSFNIGNVHVVTMKSIDYFKNKEYTTKFSTEQLEWLKKDLSYVKSGSLVFLNLHAPTSNRSTDGSGNISNAAQLMKILKDYRVHIFAGHTHFYENEEVTSTIYEHNIGAACGAWWAGEVNKDGSPNGFLVVDVKGDDVKWHYKATGSNLNYQFRVYKPGEFATQPGYLVVNYWDWDTRCQVKWYEDGVLKGTMEQFQDEDQDYITMKGEASGYRTLHLFRATPSVGTKSITIEVTNRFGEVYTENVSI; encoded by the coding sequence ATGAATAGATTATTTAGAGATATCATCTTCAATGTTTTATTAGTGTTTGTTATTCCATTTGTAAGCTGTCAGGCCGCTGGCGGTTCTGACAGCCCAATGGGAGACGACATTGCCGATAAGGCCGGTATGAATGTTAAAGGCGTAGTGACTGATGCAAGCGATAAACCAATTGAAGGTGTAGTAGTGAACGATGGTTCAAATTTTACATTAACTAATGATAAAGGAGTTTATTATCTTCCCACTAACTTGCAGCAAAGCTCGTTCGTTACTATCTCTGTTCCGGCAGATTATCAGTTGCCATCCACAAGCGGTATAGCAAGCGGATACTATGCAAAGCTGAGCAGTGATAAGAAGGTTAACCAATGTAACTTTACACTCCGGGAACGCACAGCACCACTTAGCGAGTTTACTTACCTGGCTATTTCCGATCCGCAAGTAAAGAATACCACACAACTCGGTCGTTTCAGTGAAGAAACGATAGTCGATTTAAAAAACTATGCAACCCTGCATTCAGATAAAGAGATTATAGGCATGACATTGGGCGACAACGTATGGGATGCCATGGGATTGTTTCCACTATATAAAGCTACAGTTTCTAACCTTGGATTCACTATATTTCATACCATTGGTAATCACGATTTCGATCTGAATTATAACGATCGCCACAACACTACCGATGCATCGGTTAATTATGCTGAGAAGACCTATGAATCCTTTTTTGGCCCTACAGATTATTCCTTCAATATTGGTAATGTGCATGTGGTTACCATGAAGTCCATTGATTATTTCAAGAATAAAGAGTACACAACGAAATTCTCGACCGAACAATTGGAGTGGCTGAAGAAAGATCTTAGTTACGTAAAATCCGGTTCATTGGTTTTTCTGAATCTTCATGCTCCAACTTCTAATCGTAGTACAGACGGTTCGGGAAATATCAGTAATGCTGCTCAGTTGATGAAGATTCTAAAAGATTATCGTGTACACATCTTTGCAGGACACACTCATTTTTATGAGAATGAAGAAGTAACTTCTACCATTTACGAACACAATATAGGAGCTGCATGTGGTGCCTGGTGGGCTGGAGAGGTGAATAAAGACGGTTCGCCAAATGGCTTTCTTGTAGTCGATGTTAAAGGAGACGATGTAAAGTGGCACTATAAAGCTACAGGTAGCAATCTTAATTATCAGTTTCGTGTTTACAAACCCGGAGAGTTTGCAACACAGCCCGGCTATCTGGTGGTTAATTACTGGGACTGGGATACCCGCTGTCAGGTGAAATGGTACGAAGACGGAGTATTGAAAGGTACTATGGAACAATTCCAGGACGAAGATCAGGATTATATAACCATGAAAGGGGAAGCTTCCGGTTACCGCACTCTGCATTTGTTTCGGGCAACTCCATCGGTCGGAACAAAAAGCATAACCATAGAAGTCACTAATCGTTTCGGTGAGGTTTACACAGAAAACGTATCAATCTGA